In Aspergillus luchuensis IFO 4308 DNA, chromosome 1, nearly complete sequence, the following are encoded in one genomic region:
- the CNA1 gene encoding 3',5'-cyclic-nucleotide phosphodiesterase (PDEase) (3':5'-CNP) (COG:T;~EggNog:ENOG410PGAU;~InterPro:IPR029052,IPR006186,IPR004843,IPR041751, IPR043360;~PFAM:PF00149;~go_function: GO:0016787 - hydrolase activity [Evidence IEA];~go_function: GO:0033192 - calmodulin-dependent protein phosphatase activity [Evidence IEA];~go_process: GO:0097720 - calcineurin-mediated signaling [Evidence IEA]), translating into MDRTIARAVTDKKPVPEIDFTLHVMEDGTQVSTMERVIKEVQAPALNTPPDDLFWSREDPSKPNLQFLKQHFYREGRLTEDQALWIIQAGTQLLRAEPNLLEMDAPITVCGDVHGQYYDLMKLFEVGGDPSETRYLFLGDYVDRGYFSIECVLYLWALKIWYPNTLWLLRGNHECRHLTDYFTFKLECKHKYSERIYEACIESFCSLPLAAVMNKQFLCIHGGLSPELHTLEDIKAIDRFREPPTHGLMCDILWADPLEDFGQEKTGDYFIHNSVRGCSYFFSYPAACAFLEKNNLLSIIRAHEAQDAGYRMYRKTRTTGFPSVMTIFSAPNYLDVYNNKAAVLKYENNVMNIRQFNCTPHPYWLPNFMDVFTWSLPFVGEKITDMLIAILNTCSKEELEDDTPTSVSPTAAPPSPPAAMDVESSEFKRRAIKNKILAIGRLSRVFQVLREESERVTELKTAAGGRLPAGTLMLGAEGIKQAITNFEDARKVDLQNERLPPSQEEVIRRSEEDRRIAFERAHHEAENDAGLATVARRISMSAGSGKTRRQRDATRDSREA; encoded by the exons ATGGATCGCACTATCGCGCGTGCGGTGACGGATAAAAAGCCGGTCCCGGAGATCGACTTTACGTTACATGTTATGGAAGATGGCACTCAGGTGTCGACCATGGAGCGAGTAATTAAAG AGGTGCAAGCGCCGGCGTTGAACACCCCGCCGGACGACCTGTTCTGGTCTCGTGAAGACCCTTCTAAGCCCAACCTGCAGTTCCTCAAGCAGCACTTCTACCGCGAAGGTCGTCTCACTGAAGATCAGGCACTATGGATTATACAGGCCGGTACTCAGCTCCTCAGGGCTGAACCCAACCTGCTGGAAATGGATGCGCCCATCACCGTGTGCGGTGATGTTCACGGACAATATTACGATTTAATGAAGCTCTTCGAGGTCGGCGGAGATCCTTCCGAGACGCGCTATCTCTTCCTCGGTGACTATGTGGACAGAGGTTACTTCAGTATTGAG TGTGTCCTGTATCTCTGGGCTCTCAAGATCTGGTATCCGAATACGCTCTGGCTCCTGCGGGGTAACCACGAATGTCGGCATTTGACGGACTACTTCACTTTCAAGCTTGAGTGCAAACACAAATACAGCGAGCGCATCTACGAGGCATGCATCGAATCGTTTTGCTCCTTGCCGCTGGCGGCGGTCATGAACAAGCAGTTCCTCTGTATCCACGGAGGTCTCAGTCCCGAGCTGCACACTCTGGAAGATATCAAAGCG ATTGATCGCTTTAGGGAGCCTCCGACTCATGGCCTGATGTGCGACATCCTCTGGGCCGATCCTCTGGAAGACTTTGGGCAGGAGAAGACTGGTGACTACTTCATCCACAACAGCGTCCGTGGATGCTCGTATTTCTTCTCATACCCCGCGGCGTGCGCCTTCCTCGAAAAGAAcaatcttctctccatcattCGGGCGCACGAGGCACAGGATGCCGGTTACCGCATGTACCGCAAGACACGTACGACCGGTTTCCCCAGTGTCATGACCATCTTCAGTGCTCCCAACTACCTGGATGtctacaacaacaaggcCGCCGTCCTGAAATACGAGAACAACGTCATGAATATCCGACAGTTTAACTGCACGCCTCACCCGTACTGGCTCCCCAACTTCATGGACGTCTTCACCTGGTCGCTTCCCTTCGTCGGTGAGAAGATTACGGACATGCTTATTGCCATTCTCAACACCTGCTCCAaggaggagcttgaagatgATACCCCCACATCGGTCTCGCCCACCGCcgcacccccctctcctcctgcgGCGATGGATGTCGAGAGCAGCGAGTTCAAGCGACGTGCGATCAAGAACAAGATTCTTGCCATTGGACGTCTGTCGCGTGTGTTCCAGGTATTGCGTGAAGAGTCCGAGCGGGTCACCGAACTCAAGACCGCTGCGGGAGGTCGTCTCCCAGCGGGTACTCTGATGCTGGGAGCGGAGGGTATCAAGCAGGCCATCACCAACTTCGAAGATGCTCGCAAGGTCGATCTGCAAAACGAACGTCTGCCCCCGTCGCAGGAAGAGGTCATCCGGCGcagcgaagaagacagaCGCATTGCCTTTGAGCGGGCGCATCATGAGGCAGAGAACGACGCCGGGCTGGCGACTGTGGCCAGGCGGATTAGCAT GTCGGCGGGATCGGGCAAGACTCGGCGACAAAGGGATGCTACTCGGGATTCTCGAGAAGCATGA
- a CDS encoding uncharacterized protein (COG:S;~EggNog:ENOG410PPUK) — translation MYESYRPHPLLAQVPLTVSPFINLPTSVTLPYTYKSVPSTIPPSVTVDPSNPDVKPRYVVSSSGEHAASPEEILASCNALEQHLNKTRADAEKAIRGWEDSITQRDLAEKRRVAPGWLDRDEKLLQPSNSAAGPRGHSQSQPSLLDSSFSDPSAAALPSMVPRDEGEELDRAFGGLDVK, via the exons ATGTATGAATCCTATC GCCCTCATCCCCTACTGGCTCAGGTCCCCTTGACCGTTTCCCCCTTCATCAACCTCCCCACTTCCGTCACTCTTCCCTACACCTACAAGTCCGTTCCCTCGACCATCCCCCCTTCAGTAACAGTCGACCCAAGTAACCCCGATGTCAAACCCCGCTACGTGGTTTCATCCAGTGGCGAGCATGCCGCCTCTCCAGAAGAGATTCTAGCTTCCTGCAACGCCCTCGAGCAGCACCTGAACAAGACACGCGCCGACGCCGAGAAAGCAATCCGGGGCTGGGAGGACTCAATCACCCAGCGCGACCTCGCAGAGAAGCGACGTGTGGCTCCCGGATGGCTTGACAGAGATGAGAAACTACTTCAACCGAGCAACTCGGCCGCTGGCCCTAGAGGACATAGCCAATCTCAACCCAGTCTATTGGACAGCTCGTTCTCCGACCCCAGTGCGGCCGCATTACCCTCCATGGTACCGCGAGACGAAGGCGAAGAACTGGACAGAGCATTTGGCGGGCTGGACGTGAAATGA
- a CDS encoding uncharacterized protein (COG:S;~EggNog:ENOG410PZ6D;~TransMembrane:1 (o6-30i)) — MPPLTTLIAIAVSCSVVFIVSAIVGTVIWIRVRQDRLSLAVANAKQDGFALQQYQGETLTELSREEGTALRQYGQLPYGKPSEWGVLSSRESLILSPTDSDTSSPLDEKARDMRRSLSRSLSSRSARLSRHLLGPQRLSSLSPLTEHSEKRQSASPTVSGIDDNVPNSAVEGAFELATETTPRHTPDREEEQLKASLTSRPSSGTWPLKHHRERSGSLYPLMEDKQDGCNPSNGRVRGGSITAQTAGSAPEQPVPPPPCAYPPNRFRLSRNDSTCLSSLSLETADSSILEDSRRTSTNVDSTFTSPALPPCPTFAPFDANDVGRMEYDRRGLGPAPVVPSQFVFPSNSGTAWEARRLESPRSSPRRSLTTRSPNHSTERVSPPPRRTESLSEIKAKRDSSLWVKPLDLSRPPSLNPVPNGALVPHFSQMQRRSMYGDQKNELDPFYNVISNSASSTDTRLKPSTTGIPDGPLLGPNSHLRPPLPSALKGSSSTRKGHRRQNCVRISIHPPITFGGPVFSPTAEEPEETDEIDTSRAQVPNSSISHISVQSNGSGLTVSRASYDEQQKENSRVTEIPDEPSQGGPPKLKVNSPTDVGDHTLSIMDMEKSLPDIVTTLPPPRIDTNLSTTPSPEKNSPVWIIPHYNSSPTGFENSSNPGSPRRTAVKGPRQPPPRSTARGSFRSLNPLDDNAMTQSSPPMRHSRGPSMGKEPVRNTAESPLRPKNDPKNMVAPRYQGSPHHIVSPISYSQAQLWRPAAAVPKPPTANSGIIVPIWEDRASEPKGKGPRNSSVTSPSEPSAQVGRAKSHRLKPGPGSSRQGFRTPTKKPVGLGIGAATPGSLYDGDGFLKE, encoded by the coding sequence ATGCCGCCATTGACCACCTTAATAGCGATAGCCGTGAGCTGCTCCGTCGTCTTTATTGTGTCTGCGATAGTTGGCACGGTCATTTGGATAAGAGTCCGTCAGGATCGCCTGTCGCTGGCGGTGGCAAACGCGAAGCAGGATGGATTTGCTCTACAACAATACCAGGGGGAGACGCTGACAGAACTCTCGCGGGAGGAGGGCACCGCACTACGACAGTATGGACAGCTCCCATATGGAAAGCCGTCTGAGTGGGGAGTCCTTTCATCTCGCGAGAGCCTCATTCTATCCCCTACGGACTCCGACACGTCATCTCCCTTGGACGAGAAAGCCCGTGACATGCGTCGTTCACTATCCCGGTCTCTTTCAAGCCGCTCTGCGCGGTTGTCACGACACCTCCTAGGACCACAACGACTCAGCTCACTGTCTCCACTGACGGAGCATTCAGAGAAGCGGCAATCGGCTTCACCGACAGTATCTGGAATTGACGATAACGTACCGAACTCTGCTGTCGAGGGTGCGTTCGAGCTAGCAACGGAGACCACACCGCGGCATACCCCAgaccgagaagaagagcaattGAAGGCAAGTCTCACGAGCCGACCAAGCTCGGGGACATGGCCATTGAAGCATCATAGGGAGCGGTCCGGCAGCCTGTACCCGCTCATGGAGGATAAACAAGACGGTTGCAACCCATCCAATGGTCGGGTACGTGGGGGAAGCATCACTGCTCAAACGGCCGGGTCTGCGCCCGAGCAACCTGTACCTCCACCACCGTGTGCCTATCCGCCAAACCGCTTCCGTTTGTCAAGGAATGACTCAACTTGTCTCTCTTCGCTGAGTCTCGAAACCGCAGACAGCTCCATTCTGGAGGACAGCAGAAGAACGTCGACAAATGTCGACAGTACTTTCACATCGCCCGCTTTGCCTCCATGTCCCACATTCGCCCCGTTTGATGCCAACGACGTTGGACGGATGGAATATGATCGAAGAGGCCTTGGGCCAGCTCCAGTCGTACCATCTCAATTCGTCTTCCCGTCAAATTCTGGCACCGCGTGGGAAGCCAGGAGACTTGAATCACCTCGCTCTTCTCCGCGTCGAAGCTTGACCACACGGAGCCCGAATCATTCGACGGAACGCGTCAGTCCACCGCCACGACGAACCGAGTCTCTGTCTGAAATCAAGGCCAAGCGAGACTCATCCCTGTGGGTGAAGCCTCTGGATCTGAGCCGCCCGCCTTCCCTCAATCCAGTACCCAATGGAGCCTTAGTGCCACATTTCAGTCAAATGCAACGCCGTTCGATGTATGGTGATCAGAAGAACGAGCTCGATCCATTTTACAACGTGATCAGCAATTCTGCCTCGAGCACTGACACCCGATTGAAGCCTAGTACCACTGGGATTCCGGATGGTCCTCTGCTAGGCCCGAACAGTCATCTTAGACCCCCTCTGCCCTCTGCACTCAAAGGGAGCAGTAGCACCCGCAAAGGCCATCGGCGGCAGAACTGCGTTCGGATCTCGATACATCCTCCAATCACGTTTGGTGGCCCAGTCTTCTCGCCTACAGCCGAGGAGCCGGAGGAGACCGACGAAATTGATACCAGCCGGGCACAAGTTCCCAATTCATCAATCTCCCACATTTCAGTTCAGTCCAACGGTTCAGGCCTTACAGTGAGTCGGGCCAGCTATGATGAGCAACAGAAGGAAAACTCGCGAGTTACGGAGATTCCAGATGAACCCTCACAGGGAGGACCGCCGAAGCTCAAGGTGAACTCACCTACTGATGTCGGGGATCATACTCTGAGTATCATGGACATGGAGAAGTCATTGCCCGATATTGTGACGACTCTACCGCCCCCCAGGATTGATACCAACCTGTCGACTACGCCATCTCCGGAAAAGAACAGTCCGGTCTGGATAATTCCGCATTACAACAGCTCGCCGACGGGGTTCGAAAACTCCTCGAACCCTGGCAGTCCGCGCCGTACAGCCGTCAAGGGACCGCGTCAACCTCCACCACGGTCAACAGCACGCGGCAGCTTCCGCTCACTGAACCCTCTCGATGATAATGCCATGACGCAGTCAAGTCCGCCGATGCGTCATTCGCGCGGTCCCAGTATGGGCAAGGAACCGGTACGCAATACCGCCGAATCACCATTGCGTCCGAAGAACGACCCCAAGAACATGGTGGCCCCGCGGTACCAGGGTAGTCCGCATCACATTGTTTCTCCAATCAGCTATTCTCAGGCGCAGCTCTGGCGGCCAGCGGCCGCTGTGCCAAAACCGCCAACTGCGAATAGCGGCATCATAGTTCCCATCTGGGAAGACCGGGCTTCGGAacccaagggcaagggtcCCAGAAATTCTTCAGTTACTTCGCCCAGCGAACCTTCAGCCCAAGTTGGACGGGCAAAGAGCCACCGATTGAAGCCCGGCCCTGGCAGTTCCCGACAAGGATTTCGTACTCCGACGAAAAAGCCTGTCGGACTGGGAATTGGGGCTGCCACGCCGGGAAGCTTgtatgatggagatgggttCCTGAAAGAATAG
- a CDS encoding uncharacterized protein (COG:S;~EggNog:ENOG410Q23F), producing MVGLKSIKASTNTEELCHTWQNPSKSQDNPEDMLERWLNYWLNDCAETDKSWTLQKSVSFAQEELGAMKFRILLLAREAYYRGSLEVILHAPSSEPDYNPLGYDSADNARLQVEWSFECPFMPTDHNSNSILQYAMQQRKEGWVDLNGPKPLYGQFMRRRPPAYDSADDSTVRDRLFWLWGCDGPP from the exons ATGGTTGGACTCAAGTCGATTAAAGCATCAACTAATACTGAAGAATTATGTCACACCTGGCAAAACCCATCCAAGAGCCAGGACAATCCCGAAGATATGCTGGAAAGATGGCTGAACTACTGGTTGAATGACTGTGCAGAAACAGACAAAAG CTGGACACTGCAGAAGTCAGTATCTTTCGCGCAGGAGGAGCTCGGCGCGATGAAATTCCGCATACTACTCCTGGCACGGGAAGCCTATTATCGGGGCTCACTTGAAGTGATTTTACATGCGCCCTCTTCTGAGCCCGATTATAATCCTCTGGGTTACGACAGCGCAGACAATGCACGGCTTCAGGTTGAATGGAGTTTTGAGTGCCCTTTCATGCCCACAGACCACAACTCGAATTCCATACTTCAGTATGCAATGCAACAGCGGAAGGAGGGCTGGGTGGATCTGAACGGACCAAAGCCCCTTTATGGGCAGTTCATGCGTCGAAGACCGCCCGCTTATGATAGTGCGGATGACAGCACAGTCAGAGATAGACTATTCTGGCTGTGGGGCTGTGATGGTCCGCCATAA
- the LXR3 gene encoding putative carbonyl reductase (COG:Q;~EggNog:ENOG410PJRP;~InterPro:IPR002347,IPR036291,IPR020904;~PFAM:PF00106,PF13561,PF08659;~go_function: GO:0016491 - oxidoreductase activity [Evidence IEA];~go_process: GO:0055114 - oxidation-reduction process [Evidence IEA]) gives MAASPQKDGHFVHDNTTAPAHPGLLSMFSLKGKTAIVTGAGAGIGLAVASGLAEAGANVAMWYSSNPSCIERAAEIASKYGVQAQAYKVEITKPEAVQEAVDQVVKDFNGRLDVFIANAGVPWTKGPMVDGPLDHYQNVVDVDLNGTFYCARAAATHWRRQKEEGTDINGNALNNFTYGSFVATASMSGHIVNFPQMQAAYNASKAAVIHLCRSLAVEWVRFARANTVSPGYIATEISNFIPTETKTVWKDKIPMGREGTPEELKGAYLYLASDASSYTTGADIVVDGGYCAP, from the exons ATGGCTGCCAGCCCTCAGAAAGATGGACACTTTGTCCATGACAACACTACAGCTCCCGCCCACCCCGGCTTGCTGAGCATGTTCTCACTGAAGGGCAAGACTGCCATCGTTACAGGCGCCGGTGCTGGCATCGGTCTTGCCGTAGCTAGTGGCCTGGCTGAAGCCGGTGCAAATGTGGCCATGTGGTATAGCAGCAACCCTAGCTGCATCGAGCGGGCCGCGGAGATTGCTTCCAAGTATGGTGTTCAGG CCCAGGCGTACAAGGTCGAAATCACCAAGCCCGAAGCCGTGCAGGAGGCCGTTGACCAGGTTGTGAAAGACTTCAACGGCCGACTGGACGTTTTCATTGCCAATGCCGGTGTTCCCTGGACTAAGGGTCCCATGGTTGACGGTCCGCTGGACCACTACCAGAATGTGGTCGATGTCGATCTGAACGGTACCTTTTACTGCGCCAGGGCGGCAGCAACCCACTGGAGGagacagaaggaggagggtaCCGATATCAACGGTAACGCACTTAACAACTTCACCTATGGCAGCTTTGTGGCCACCGCTTCCATGAGCGGTCACATTGTCAACTTCCCTCAGATGCAGGCAGCATACAATGCCTCCAAAGCGGCCGTTATCCATCTCT GCAGGTCGCTGGCTGTTGAGTGGGTCAGATTCGCACGTGCCAACACCGTCTCCCCAGGATACATTGCCACAGAGATCTCGAACTTTATCCCAACTGAGACCAAGACCGTCTGGAAGGATAAGATCCCCATGGGTCGCGAGGGAACACccgaggagctgaagggCGCGTATCTGTACCTGGCATCGGATGCATCCAGCTACACTACTGGAGCAGACATTGTGGTTGACGGCGGCTACTGCGCCCCATAA
- a CDS encoding Voldacs domain-containing protein (COG:S;~EggNog:ENOG410PRAA;~InterPro:IPR039924,IPR011993;~PFAM:PF03517): MESITAPPDTTTYIPLAEHQSRTPSSFHSGPPILYSQHQNCKLVLLEREALAVPALGALRDASTANGTTEEDEAAEDKEIVITGVNVWVTSEKFLLHNPTTNTGLSIPYPSISLHAIQRLQLPNTEPQAQVQGLYMQIANPTTSTYSSADDEEDALTVTVVPETPAQESFTPAAAEEGDEKPETPTQTLYAAVSACSNLHPDPVEPGDEDEDDYEGEGGAFQSGLVSMGSAEGGLPPPVEGSSGWITAENMHEFFDEEGNWIAGGEEPTLPLGPGAGTVRQREEEEGEGVDGEEGVNGDGSGEETKWRRTD, from the exons ATGGAATCCATCACCGCACCCCCCGACACAACAACCTACATCCCCCTCGCCGAGCACCAATCCCGCACCCCAAGCTCCTTCCACTCCGGTCCTCCAATCCTCTACTCGCAGCACCAAAACTGCAAACTCGTGCTCCTGGAGCGCGAAGCCCTCGCAGTCCCAGCACTAGGCGCTCTGCGCGATGCCTCCACTGCAAACGGcaccaccgaagaagacgaagcagCGGAAGACAAAGAGATCGTCATCACCGGCGTGAACGTATGGGTTACGTCTGA GaaattcctcctccacaaccccaCAACCAACACCGGTCTCTCAATCCCCTACCCCTCTATCTCCCTGCACGCCATCCAGCGCCTGCAGCTCCCCAACACCGAACCCCAAGCCCAGGTTCAAGGCCTATACATGCAAATCGCCAACCCAACGACCTCCACCTACTcctccgccgacgacgaagaagacgcccTTACTGTAACAGTTGTGCCCGAGACGCCCGCTCAAGAATCTTTtacccccgccgccgccgaggaaGGAGACGAAAAGCCCGAAACCCCTACCCAGACCCTCTACGCTGCTGTGTCGGCGTGCTCGAATCTGCATCCGGATCCGGTGGAGCCGggcgatgaggacgaggatgattacgaaggagaaggaggagcgtTTCAGTCTGGGTTAGTGTCGATGGGGAGCGCGGAGGGTGGATTGCCGCCGCCGGTGGAGGGGAGTTCGGGGTGGATTACGGCGGAGAATATGCATGAGTTctttgatgaggagggaaatTGGATtgctggtggggaggagCCCACGTTGCCTTTGGGGCCTGGGGCGGGGACGGTGAggcagagggaggaagaggagggggagggggtggatggggaagagggtgTTAATGGGGATGGTAGCGGGGAGGAGAcgaagtggaggaggacgGATTAG